Proteins encoded in a region of the Marinomonas maritima genome:
- the aceF gene encoding dihydrolipoyllysine-residue acetyltransferase, with product MSTEIIRVPDIGGATDVEVIEISIKVGDTVEVDQSIIVLETDKASMDVPSSMAGKVTSISVKVGDKVSEGDDVLVIEIEGATASAPEAKEDAPVAAEASKAKAAPASTPSASSEKKVSVPDIGGATDVEVIEICVAEGDMVEEGDSIIVLETDKASMDIPSPFTGKVGKISIKVGDTVSEGADVLMIMAESSDSAVTEGEAPKEAAQADAPSVSGGVETVNVPDIGGAEGVEVIEVAVSAGDKVAEGDSIIVLETDKASMEIPAPKSGTVKSISVKVGDKVSEGHAVLELEVEGGSAPIEAPVVAEKTAPAASAPQASAANKMAPVDQSAVLSTPSTKVHAGPAVRMLARELGVELALVRATGPRGRITKEDLHAYVKAAVQKAVSAPAGGVTSGSGLPTVPDQDYSKFGEVELVKMSKIQRLTAQNMVRNALVVPQVTQFDKADITDLEDFRKGLKGEMEKQGIKLTPLPFLIKAVAQAMVANPSFNVSLMADGESYVQKGYVHIGIAVDSPVGLVVPVLRDVDKKSVLQIAKEANELIKKALSKQLKPVDMQGGCFTISSLGAIGGTGFTPIVNCPEVGILGVSKADIEPRWNGKEFQPRTMLPLCLSYDHRAVNGGDAGRFMTFLNSLLSDVRRLSL from the coding sequence GTGAGTACTGAAATCATTCGAGTACCGGATATTGGTGGTGCGACTGATGTCGAAGTTATCGAGATCAGTATTAAGGTTGGCGATACTGTTGAAGTTGACCAATCTATAATTGTATTAGAAACAGATAAAGCCTCTATGGATGTTCCATCTTCCATGGCCGGTAAGGTAACAAGTATTTCCGTTAAAGTGGGCGATAAAGTCTCTGAAGGCGATGACGTTCTTGTTATCGAGATTGAAGGTGCTACTGCATCTGCGCCTGAAGCAAAAGAAGATGCTCCAGTCGCTGCAGAGGCCTCTAAAGCCAAGGCAGCTCCAGCTTCAACGCCTTCTGCTTCTAGTGAGAAAAAAGTTTCGGTACCTGATATTGGTGGCGCAACAGATGTTGAAGTCATTGAAATCTGTGTTGCAGAAGGCGATATGGTTGAAGAGGGTGACTCTATAATTGTATTGGAAACTGACAAGGCGTCGATGGATATTCCCTCACCGTTTACCGGTAAAGTTGGAAAAATATCTATTAAAGTAGGCGATACGGTGTCTGAAGGGGCTGATGTTTTGATGATAATGGCTGAGTCTAGCGATTCTGCTGTTACGGAAGGTGAAGCGCCTAAAGAAGCCGCACAAGCAGACGCTCCATCTGTTTCAGGTGGTGTTGAAACGGTTAATGTTCCTGATATCGGCGGCGCTGAAGGCGTCGAGGTTATTGAAGTTGCTGTTTCTGCTGGTGACAAGGTTGCAGAGGGCGATTCAATTATCGTTCTTGAAACTGATAAAGCGTCTATGGAAATCCCTGCACCTAAGTCTGGAACGGTGAAATCTATTTCGGTCAAAGTGGGCGATAAGGTTTCTGAAGGTCACGCTGTTCTTGAATTAGAGGTTGAAGGTGGTTCTGCACCGATAGAAGCGCCTGTTGTTGCTGAAAAAACAGCACCGGCTGCCTCTGCGCCTCAAGCTAGTGCAGCTAATAAAATGGCACCAGTCGATCAGTCGGCAGTGTTGTCAACACCATCTACGAAAGTTCATGCTGGACCTGCAGTTCGTATGCTTGCTCGTGAATTGGGCGTTGAACTTGCTCTTGTTCGTGCTACAGGTCCTCGTGGCCGTATTACGAAAGAAGATTTGCACGCTTATGTTAAGGCGGCGGTGCAAAAAGCCGTTTCAGCTCCAGCGGGTGGTGTTACGTCGGGTTCTGGCTTGCCAACAGTGCCGGATCAAGATTACAGCAAGTTTGGTGAAGTTGAACTTGTTAAGATGTCTAAGATTCAGCGCTTAACTGCTCAAAACATGGTTCGCAACGCGCTTGTTGTGCCTCAAGTGACGCAGTTCGATAAAGCGGATATTACTGATCTTGAAGATTTCCGTAAGGGCTTGAAAGGTGAAATGGAGAAGCAAGGTATTAAGTTAACGCCGCTTCCTTTCCTTATCAAAGCGGTTGCTCAGGCAATGGTCGCGAACCCTAGCTTTAATGTGTCACTGATGGCGGATGGCGAAAGCTATGTCCAGAAAGGCTATGTGCACATTGGTATTGCAGTGGACTCTCCGGTAGGTTTGGTGGTTCCTGTATTGCGTGATGTTGATAAAAAGTCAGTGCTCCAGATCGCTAAAGAGGCAAACGAGCTAATTAAGAAGGCTCTTAGTAAGCAACTTAAGCCTGTGGATATGCAAGGTGGTTGTTTCACTATCTCGAGCTTAGGTGCTATTGGCGGTACAGGATTTACACCTATCGTCAATTGTCCTGAAGTGGGTATCCTTGGTGTTTCTAAAGCGGACATTGAGCCACGCTGGAATGGCAAAGAGTTCCAGCCTCGTACTATGTTGCCACTGTGTTTGTCTTATGACCACAGGGCAGTTAATGGTGGAGATGCGGGTCGCTTTATGACGTTCTTGAACTCACTATTAAGTGATGTGCGTCGCTTGTCTCTTTAA
- a CDS encoding SulP family inorganic anion transporter, producing the protein MIIDFSRFKDWALVGDLFGGATTAIVSLPLALAFGVASGAGAEAGLWGAILVGFFAAVFGGSTSLISEPTGPMTVIMTAVLTSMIASSPEGGVAMAFTVVMIAGLFQITLGYLKLGKYITLMPYSVISGFMSGIGVILIILQLAPFLGHPSPSGGVIGTLTALPKLLMDLKFSELFLGLLTLGVLFYLPKHWRRYVPPQLVALVVITLVSVILFNDTDVRRIGVIPSGLPSIHWPHFESPVIIEMIIDGLVLGTLGCIDTLLTAVIADSLTRKEHDSNRELVGQGIANFFSGLLGGLPGAGATMGTVVNIQSGGKSPIAAIARAFILLLVVLGASELISPIPMAVLAGIALYVGINILDWSFLKRAHKIALSPTIIMYGVMTLTVFVDLMVAVGIGVFIANIITIEKLSRLQSGNVKAISDADDDVPLTDEEKQLLDEADGKVLLFYLSGPMIFGASKAIAKHHNRIHNYKAVVLDLSAVPMMDLTISLALENAIKDAIEADCAVYIFSPNGQTTERLEKLGVLKRLPHNAFCDSRKSALMLAINNLG; encoded by the coding sequence ATGATCATTGATTTTTCTCGCTTCAAAGATTGGGCTTTAGTGGGCGATTTGTTTGGAGGCGCGACTACCGCCATCGTTTCACTCCCTCTTGCCCTAGCTTTTGGCGTTGCGTCAGGTGCTGGCGCAGAGGCAGGATTATGGGGGGCGATACTTGTCGGTTTTTTTGCCGCTGTATTTGGTGGATCAACCAGCCTAATTTCTGAACCAACAGGCCCAATGACAGTGATCATGACCGCCGTACTCACCAGTATGATTGCGAGTAGCCCTGAAGGTGGGGTGGCCATGGCTTTCACCGTTGTCATGATCGCCGGCTTGTTTCAAATCACACTTGGCTACCTAAAATTAGGAAAATACATCACTCTAATGCCGTACAGTGTCATTTCAGGCTTTATGTCTGGCATTGGCGTTATTTTAATCATTCTCCAGCTAGCGCCATTCTTAGGACACCCCTCTCCCTCTGGCGGCGTCATAGGAACGCTCACTGCGCTGCCCAAACTACTAATGGATCTGAAATTTTCAGAACTTTTTTTAGGACTTTTAACGCTAGGCGTTCTATTCTACCTACCTAAACATTGGCGTCGTTATGTACCTCCTCAACTGGTTGCCCTAGTCGTTATCACATTAGTATCTGTCATTCTCTTTAATGACACAGACGTTCGCCGTATTGGCGTCATTCCATCTGGCCTACCCTCTATCCACTGGCCTCATTTTGAAAGCCCTGTCATCATAGAAATGATTATAGATGGACTCGTCCTTGGAACACTAGGCTGTATTGATACACTATTAACTGCTGTCATCGCTGATAGCTTAACCCGTAAAGAGCATGACTCGAATCGCGAATTAGTAGGTCAAGGTATAGCGAATTTCTTCTCAGGCCTGTTGGGAGGACTACCTGGTGCTGGCGCAACCATGGGCACCGTGGTCAACATTCAATCTGGAGGAAAGTCTCCTATAGCTGCCATTGCAAGAGCATTCATTTTGCTATTGGTTGTGCTTGGTGCCTCTGAACTTATCAGTCCGATTCCTATGGCTGTATTGGCAGGCATTGCTCTGTATGTGGGTATCAATATTCTTGACTGGAGTTTTCTAAAACGCGCTCATAAAATAGCCTTATCTCCTACCATCATCATGTACGGAGTAATGACGCTCACGGTCTTTGTCGATTTAATGGTCGCAGTAGGAATCGGTGTCTTCATTGCAAACATCATTACGATAGAGAAACTCAGCCGACTACAGTCTGGAAATGTAAAGGCCATTAGTGATGCTGACGATGACGTACCTTTAACTGACGAAGAAAAGCAGCTACTTGATGAGGCAGACGGGAAAGTTTTACTGTTCTATTTGTCTGGCCCAATGATTTTTGGCGCCAGTAAAGCCATCGCAAAACACCACAACCGCATCCATAATTATAAAGCGGTTGTATTGGATTTAAGCGCCGTCCCTATGATGGATCTAACCATCAGCTTGGCGCTAGAAAATGCAATAAAAGATGCGATAGAAGCAGATTGCGCCGTTTATATCTTTAGTCCGAACGGACAAACCACAGAACGTTTAGAGAAATTGGGTGTATTGAAGCGCCTTCCACATAATGCCTTCTGTGATTCACGAAAATCCGCACTCATGCTAGCTATTAATAATCTCGGTTAG
- the rne gene encoding ribonuclease E, whose amino-acid sequence MIRMLINATQQEELRVALVDGQRLYDLDIESGSREQKKSNIYKGRITRIEPSLEAAFVDFGADRHGFLPLKEISKTYFSKKSNHEGRINIKDVLSEGQEVIVQVDKEERGNKGAALTTFVSLAGRYLVLMPNNPRAGGISRRIDGDDRSHLKEAMSGLNTPENGGLIVRTAGVGRSTEELQWDLDYLDTLWTSITKAATEKPAPFLIYQESNIVIRAIRDYLREDIGEVLIDEKDAYQDAINFVMQVMPHFKSRIKMYTDSTPLFNRFQIESQIETAFQREVRLPSGGSIVIDPTEALVSIDINSARATKGGDIEETALQTNVEAADEIARQLRLRDIGGLVVIDFIDMTPVRNQKEVETRMKNALEADRARVQIGRISRFGLLEMSRQRLRPSLGETSGIVCPRCNGQGFIRDVESLALSVLRLIEEECSKERTAQIRAVLPVSVATFLLNEKRTNIAKIEKRNSVHIILVPNPHMETPHFEVERIRDDSTVVAQNENSYSLVEAPEQPPYEPRQVNDNVRPQAAVTSIAPKAPAPAHNAPTPAANKVTKSTQANPSLLKRIMTALFGETQAKTKQKPASKTTPSKSTPNTPTPSERNSSSAPSGNRVNRNKRNVKHQNSDRGDNKTEQNRSTRQSRREQAEAETETKGNNRRNNRGNKQETSEPKVEKQEAAVKAPRQQQKEKEIPEVKERKRDRNDNRRRNGKLKDEALEATKLQEQEDAALVEAAQNAIAESNENGDEPQRRSRRSRRSRRPQKEENSTQHESTEPDNQETNVVAESTEAVKAEAKTEETTSKSPIVKEPEAVEAVEVVEAVEAVEAVEAVEAVEAVEAVEAVEAVEAVEAVEAVEAVEAVEAVEAKQVSTTETQQAIEEVTAESETPAETVKPKMSVKAQMRKIEQEAPQATEAPIADKSSIEASENQVEETVEAEATIEKKIEERVAPSKRETKAAEPVEAVQQSTESEETKEETPENTGRSSRAPRRGRGKPATKQANTEIKAPVELPAAILAQQEKLRLEQEEKRSAATSRRRATAGRVKNDPRASREEQSDAKTTPDTHVE is encoded by the coding sequence ATGATTAGAATGCTTATAAATGCAACTCAACAAGAAGAGTTGCGCGTCGCCCTCGTAGACGGTCAACGTCTATATGATCTAGACATCGAATCCGGTTCACGCGAACAGAAGAAGTCAAATATATACAAAGGCCGCATTACTCGTATTGAACCGAGTTTAGAAGCCGCTTTTGTTGATTTTGGTGCTGATCGCCACGGCTTTCTTCCTTTGAAAGAAATTTCAAAAACGTATTTTTCTAAAAAATCAAATCACGAAGGCCGAATTAACATCAAAGATGTGTTAAGTGAAGGTCAAGAAGTGATTGTGCAAGTAGATAAAGAAGAACGTGGTAATAAAGGCGCCGCCCTTACTACTTTCGTTAGTCTCGCTGGCCGTTACTTGGTCTTGATGCCAAACAACCCACGAGCTGGTGGTATTTCTCGCCGCATTGACGGCGATGACAGATCTCACCTAAAAGAAGCCATGTCAGGCCTTAACACGCCAGAAAATGGAGGACTGATTGTTCGAACAGCCGGTGTTGGTCGCTCAACAGAAGAACTTCAATGGGATTTGGATTACCTTGATACACTTTGGACTTCAATAACCAAAGCAGCAACAGAGAAGCCGGCTCCTTTCTTAATTTATCAAGAAAGCAATATCGTCATTCGTGCGATTCGCGATTATTTACGTGAAGACATTGGCGAAGTATTGATTGATGAAAAAGACGCTTACCAAGATGCAATCAATTTTGTAATGCAAGTTATGCCGCATTTCAAATCACGCATTAAAATGTACACAGACTCCACACCTCTATTTAATAGATTCCAAATCGAAAGCCAGATTGAAACCGCCTTCCAGCGTGAAGTTCGCCTGCCATCTGGTGGGTCTATTGTTATTGATCCAACAGAAGCGTTGGTCTCTATCGACATAAACTCTGCCCGTGCAACAAAAGGTGGAGACATTGAAGAAACAGCACTTCAAACAAACGTAGAAGCCGCAGATGAAATCGCTCGTCAGCTACGCCTACGAGACATTGGCGGTTTGGTGGTTATCGACTTTATCGATATGACACCAGTACGCAATCAAAAAGAAGTTGAAACGCGCATGAAGAATGCGCTAGAAGCTGACCGTGCACGAGTTCAAATTGGACGCATTTCACGTTTCGGCTTATTAGAAATGTCCCGTCAGCGACTACGCCCATCACTTGGTGAAACCAGTGGTATAGTTTGCCCTCGCTGTAATGGTCAAGGATTTATTCGTGATGTGGAGTCTCTAGCACTTTCTGTTCTTCGTCTTATCGAAGAAGAATGCTCTAAAGAGCGTACCGCTCAAATTCGCGCTGTTTTACCGGTATCCGTTGCAACCTTCTTGCTCAATGAGAAACGCACCAATATCGCCAAAATTGAAAAACGCAACAGCGTTCATATTATCCTTGTTCCAAATCCGCATATGGAAACGCCACACTTCGAAGTGGAACGTATTCGTGATGACAGCACAGTGGTAGCTCAAAACGAAAACAGCTACTCATTAGTCGAAGCGCCTGAGCAACCACCTTACGAACCTCGTCAGGTGAACGACAATGTGCGTCCACAAGCAGCAGTAACAAGCATCGCTCCTAAAGCGCCGGCACCTGCACATAACGCACCAACCCCTGCGGCTAATAAAGTGACCAAAAGTACGCAAGCGAACCCCAGCTTACTTAAACGCATTATGACGGCCTTATTTGGGGAAACTCAAGCCAAGACAAAACAAAAGCCGGCAAGTAAAACCACGCCAAGTAAATCCACTCCTAATACACCTACACCTAGTGAGCGCAACTCTTCAAGTGCACCTAGCGGCAATCGTGTAAACAGAAACAAACGTAACGTAAAACACCAAAACTCAGATCGTGGCGACAATAAGACCGAGCAAAATCGTTCGACTCGTCAATCGCGTCGCGAACAGGCTGAAGCCGAAACTGAAACCAAAGGCAACAACCGTCGTAACAATCGCGGAAACAAACAAGAGACATCAGAACCTAAAGTTGAAAAGCAAGAAGCGGCTGTAAAAGCACCTCGCCAACAACAAAAGGAAAAAGAAATTCCTGAAGTAAAAGAACGCAAGCGTGACCGTAATGACAATCGTCGTCGTAACGGAAAATTGAAAGACGAAGCACTAGAAGCAACGAAACTACAAGAGCAAGAAGATGCAGCTTTAGTAGAAGCCGCTCAGAACGCCATAGCAGAAAGCAATGAAAACGGCGATGAACCACAACGTCGCTCTCGTCGCTCTCGTCGCTCACGCCGTCCGCAAAAAGAAGAAAATAGCACACAACATGAAAGCACAGAACCTGACAACCAAGAAACGAATGTTGTTGCTGAATCGACAGAAGCAGTAAAAGCTGAAGCAAAGACAGAAGAAACGACATCAAAATCACCAATAGTAAAAGAGCCTGAAGCTGTTGAAGCTGTTGAAGTTGTTGAAGCTGTTGAAGCTGTTGAAGCTGTTGAAGCTGTTGAAGCTGTTGAAGCTGTTGAAGCTGTTGAAGCTGTTGAAGCTGTTGAAGCTGTTGAAGCTGTTGAAGCTGTTGAAGCTGTTGAAGCTGTTGAAGCTGTTGAAGCTAAACAAGTTTCAACAACAGAAACGCAACAAGCAATAGAAGAAGTTACCGCAGAAAGCGAAACACCAGCGGAAACGGTAAAGCCTAAAATGTCAGTAAAAGCTCAAATGAGAAAAATTGAGCAAGAAGCACCACAAGCAACTGAAGCACCTATTGCGGATAAATCATCAATCGAAGCTTCGGAAAATCAAGTGGAAGAAACAGTAGAAGCTGAAGCCACTATAGAGAAAAAAATTGAAGAGCGTGTCGCGCCTTCTAAACGTGAAACAAAGGCAGCCGAACCAGTAGAAGCAGTACAGCAATCAACAGAAAGTGAAGAGACAAAAGAAGAAACGCCAGAAAATACTGGTCGCTCATCTAGAGCTCCTCGCCGCGGCCGTGGTAAACCAGCTACTAAGCAGGCAAACACGGAAATAAAAGCACCTGTTGAACTGCCTGCCGCTATTTTGGCGCAGCAAGAAAAGCTTCGTTTAGAGCAAGAAGAAAAACGCAGCGCAGCCACATCTCGTAGACGAGCTACAGCCGGTCGAGTAAAAAACGACCCTAGAGCCTCTCGAGAAGAGCAAAGTGATGCTAAAACAACGCCAGATACTCATGTAGAATAA
- the rluC gene encoding 23S rRNA pseudouridine(955/2504/2580) synthase RluC: MSDSEQNPVERPAVRYVTIDENNEGQRVDNFLLTFLKGVPKGKIYNLLRKGEIRVNKKRTKPDYRLQNDDVVRIAPIVIAPESEKPLLGDRLKNEIESRIVYEDKGLIVVNKPSGLAVHGGSGLSFGLIEVIRQMRPLEKFTELVHRLDRDTSGLIMIAKKRAVLKELHTALREKEGVQKTYLALVYGSWPKRKLQVNAPLLKNELKSGERVVKVHTDGKESLTRFKLVRQFEGYSLVECEPVTGRTHQIRVHAQYAGYPIVGDEKYSPDESLKETKALGFKRLCLHATRLDIMLNGERMLFEAPIDNEWQSLMNDKLTAAFP; encoded by the coding sequence ATGTCGGACTCAGAACAAAATCCAGTAGAGCGCCCAGCGGTTCGTTACGTCACTATTGACGAGAATAATGAAGGCCAGCGAGTTGATAATTTTTTGCTTACTTTCTTGAAAGGCGTACCTAAAGGTAAAATCTACAACCTGCTCAGAAAAGGGGAAATCCGTGTAAATAAAAAACGCACGAAGCCAGATTATCGCCTTCAGAATGACGATGTTGTGCGAATAGCGCCAATTGTTATTGCGCCAGAATCAGAAAAACCACTTTTGGGTGATCGACTGAAGAACGAAATAGAGTCACGTATCGTCTACGAAGATAAAGGCTTAATTGTCGTAAATAAACCATCTGGACTGGCTGTCCACGGTGGCAGTGGCTTGAGCTTTGGTCTTATTGAAGTAATTCGACAAATGCGCCCACTGGAAAAGTTCACGGAGCTTGTCCATCGATTGGACAGGGATACGTCGGGTCTTATTATGATTGCCAAGAAACGAGCGGTGTTAAAAGAGCTCCATACGGCATTACGTGAAAAAGAAGGCGTACAAAAAACCTATCTTGCCTTGGTATATGGCAGCTGGCCAAAGCGTAAGTTGCAAGTAAATGCACCTTTGCTAAAAAATGAATTGAAATCTGGTGAGCGTGTTGTGAAGGTTCATACCGATGGAAAAGAATCTTTGACACGATTTAAGCTAGTAAGGCAATTCGAGGGATACAGCTTGGTTGAGTGCGAACCTGTGACTGGACGTACACATCAGATTCGTGTGCACGCTCAATATGCCGGCTATCCCATTGTTGGTGATGAAAAATATTCACCGGACGAATCATTAAAAGAAACCAAAGCATTAGGCTTTAAACGTTTGTGTCTACATGCGACGCGATTAGACATTATGCTCAATGGCGAGCGTATGTTGTTTGAAGCACCAATAGACAACGAGTGGCAGAGTTTGATGAACGATAAATTGACGGCGGCTTTTCCTTAA
- a CDS encoding CLCA_X family protein, with amino-acid sequence MQSDQYLISFVTIRRQFDFRGIEMGRWVTPEERDRAAANFHRALEDLMSVLQAPELLISLRGTLGLQYGKGGRPGVAAHYIPATRQLSLAKNAGAGSLAHEWFHAFDHYMGDKMFHFASSSSFASNNWLQEPDSSNIKPHPLNTLLADCFKSILLSSDGDDTSELFQASQCADEKHSNFYYSKPEEMCARAFESFVEDKKPSSRFLVKGTRYSEEAKAGLYPKGEQREKINQAFQNYFGLLGRALNKELS; translated from the coding sequence ATGCAATCTGATCAATATCTCATTAGCTTTGTCACGATTCGCCGGCAATTTGATTTCCGAGGCATTGAAATGGGGCGTTGGGTTACGCCCGAAGAACGAGATCGAGCAGCGGCTAATTTTCATCGTGCGTTAGAAGACTTAATGTCTGTATTGCAGGCGCCTGAGTTACTGATTTCTCTGCGAGGCACTCTTGGCCTTCAATATGGAAAAGGTGGGAGGCCTGGTGTGGCTGCTCATTATATTCCGGCAACACGACAGCTATCATTAGCGAAAAATGCGGGTGCTGGAAGCCTTGCTCATGAATGGTTTCACGCTTTCGATCATTACATGGGCGACAAAATGTTTCACTTCGCTTCATCATCCAGTTTTGCGTCTAATAATTGGCTGCAAGAACCTGATTCAAGCAATATCAAACCTCACCCGCTAAACACACTTTTGGCTGACTGCTTCAAAAGCATTCTACTCAGCTCAGACGGCGACGACACTAGCGAACTGTTTCAAGCGTCTCAATGTGCCGATGAAAAGCACAGTAACTTCTATTACTCCAAACCAGAAGAAATGTGCGCTCGTGCATTTGAGTCCTTCGTAGAGGACAAAAAACCATCAAGTCGATTCTTGGTAAAAGGTACGCGCTATTCCGAGGAAGCAAAGGCAGGGCTTTATCCTAAAGGGGAGCAGCGAGAAAAAATCAATCAGGCATTTCAGAATTACTTTGGTTTGCTTGGTCGAGCGCTGAATAAAGAGCTTAGCTAA